The Cyclobacteriaceae bacterium genome includes a region encoding these proteins:
- a CDS encoding response regulator — protein sequence MIENSTQPVIAVIDDDSVYQFTASRTLKATKLTDQILQFPNGQEALTFLHNNATDPGKLPDIIFLDINMPITDGWMFLDEFRKSKDEFAKKMRIFMVSSSIDPRDLNRAKSNPEVEDYVEKPISLNRFSELLGPSAKEIL from the coding sequence ATGATCGAAAACTCTACACAACCAGTAATTGCTGTTATTGATGATGATTCTGTGTATCAGTTTACTGCTTCAAGAACATTGAAAGCAACGAAGCTGACCGATCAGATTTTACAGTTTCCAAATGGTCAAGAGGCACTCACTTTCCTTCATAACAATGCTACCGATCCAGGAAAACTTCCTGATATTATCTTTCTCGATATCAATATGCCGATCACAGACGGATGGATGTTTCTCGATGAGTTCAGAAAATCCAAAGACGAGTTTGCAAAGAAGATGAGAATATTCATGGTGAGTTCTTCGATCGATCCAAGAGATCTTAATCGCGCAAAGAGCAATCCTGAAGTTGAAGATTATGTAGAGAAGCCAATCAGCCTTAACAGATTCTCCGAATTACTCGGGCCTTCTGCAAAGGAAATTCTCTAG
- a CDS encoding DUF3108 domain-containing protein, with protein sequence MKKLIVSLLAMVALSSFLAAQKKVIPVTKNNSYSAGEELEYRVNFGFMTVGKGITRVDNKIHEINSRPCYKVDAFGETSGWISWISKVDDNWGAYIDTASLNTQVAYRKLKEGKYRRDELVTFDHAKNKVEVKVKNRDTGKDDVKSFDVPKNTKDLVAGFLHLRVIDFAKVIKGDTIVLSGFLEDAAYNLKIIYVGKDVVDTRVGKIRCHKLRPVMPANSMFDGEDSILCWISDDMNKIPVKIQAKMFIGSTGLELISFRGLRNQLKTVN encoded by the coding sequence ATGAAGAAGCTGATAGTGTCTCTCCTGGCCATGGTTGCCTTAAGCAGCTTTCTGGCTGCCCAGAAAAAGGTTATTCCCGTTACAAAGAACAACAGTTACAGTGCCGGTGAAGAGCTGGAGTATCGCGTCAACTTCGGCTTCATGACGGTTGGGAAAGGAATTACCCGTGTTGACAATAAAATCCATGAAATCAACTCACGCCCATGTTATAAGGTAGATGCTTTTGGTGAGACCAGCGGATGGATTTCCTGGATTTCCAAAGTGGATGATAACTGGGGCGCATACATTGATACGGCTTCTTTAAATACACAGGTTGCTTATCGTAAATTAAAGGAAGGCAAATACCGCCGTGATGAACTGGTGACATTTGACCATGCCAAGAATAAAGTAGAAGTAAAAGTCAAGAACAGAGATACTGGTAAAGATGATGTCAAGTCTTTTGACGTTCCTAAAAACACGAAAGATCTGGTGGCAGGTTTCTTACACCTTCGTGTAATTGATTTCGCCAAAGTCATAAAAGGAGATACTATTGTTCTTTCCGGTTTCCTGGAAGACGCAGCCTACAATCTCAAGATTATTTATGTTGGAAAGGACGTTGTTGATACCAGAGTAGGAAAGATCCGTTGTCATAAGCTCAGACCAGTGATGCCCGCCAATTCCATGTTTGATGGCGAAGATTCAATCCTGTGCTGGATATCAGACGATATGAATAAGATTCCTGTAAAGATCCAGGCAAAGATGTTTATTGGATCTACAGGACTTGAGCTGATCAGCTTTCGCGGATTGCGGAATCAGTTAAAGACCGTCAACTAG
- a CDS encoding 2,3,4,5-tetrahydropyridine-2,6-dicarboxylate N-succinyltransferase, with the protein MELREQIEKAWDNRELLKTPETQQAIREVVAQLDKGRIRVADPVNGQWNVNEWIKKAVILYFPIQQMETIEVGPLEFHDKIPLKRNYKELGVRVVPHAVARHGAYISKGVILMPSYVNIGAYVDEGTMVDTWATVGSCAQIGKNVHLSGGVGIGGVLEPIQAAPVIIEDNVFVGSRCIVVEGVRVGKEAVLGANVVLTGSSKIIDVTGPSPVEYKSFVPERSVVIPGTIPKNFPSGEYHVPCALIIGKRKESTDKKTSLNDALRDNQISA; encoded by the coding sequence ATGGAACTCCGCGAACAAATTGAAAAAGCCTGGGATAACCGTGAATTATTAAAAACTCCTGAAACCCAGCAAGCGATACGGGAAGTGGTTGCTCAGTTGGATAAAGGCAGGATAAGGGTTGCTGATCCGGTCAATGGACAGTGGAATGTAAATGAGTGGATCAAGAAGGCCGTCATACTTTACTTTCCTATTCAGCAAATGGAAACTATTGAAGTGGGGCCATTGGAGTTTCATGATAAAATTCCACTCAAAAGAAATTATAAAGAACTAGGAGTGAGGGTGGTGCCGCATGCGGTTGCCCGTCACGGTGCTTATATCAGTAAGGGTGTGATTCTCATGCCATCTTATGTGAACATTGGCGCGTATGTAGATGAAGGAACAATGGTGGATACTTGGGCGACTGTGGGAAGCTGCGCTCAGATAGGAAAGAATGTTCATCTCAGCGGTGGTGTAGGAATTGGCGGTGTTCTGGAGCCAATCCAGGCGGCACCGGTTATTATTGAGGATAATGTTTTTGTTGGCTCACGCTGCATTGTTGTAGAAGGAGTTCGTGTTGGAAAGGAAGCAGTACTTGGCGCCAATGTAGTGTTGACAGGAAGTTCCAAAATTATTGATGTAACGGGACCTTCTCCTGTAGAATACAAGTCATTCGTTCCGGAAAGATCGGTTGTGATTCCAGGAACAATTCCAAAGAATTTTCCTTCCGGAGAATATCATGTTCCCTGTGCGTTGATTATTGGCAAACGAAAAGAAAGCACTGATAAGAAGACGTCTTTAAATGATGCGTTGAGGGATAATCAGATATCAGCATAA
- a CDS encoding metal-dependent transcriptional regulator encodes MLSLTEENYLKAVYHLSDGGAKAVMTNELAEAMQTKAASVTDMIKKLSVKELISYERYYGVNITTKGKTQALQIIRRHRLWETFLVEKLGFTWDEVHEVAEQLEHIQSSRLTDKLDEYLGFPKVDPHGDPIPDQQGKIKLLPQIALDQLKTGVKAVICSVKDSDPNLLIYLDKIGAKPGKKIEVVSREPYDESVEIILEKKKMFVSKEVSKNILLTVKL; translated from the coding sequence ATGCTCAGCCTCACAGAAGAGAATTACCTCAAAGCAGTTTATCACTTGTCGGATGGCGGCGCAAAAGCCGTAATGACCAATGAACTGGCGGAAGCAATGCAGACCAAGGCAGCGTCTGTTACTGACATGATCAAGAAGCTGTCAGTGAAAGAGCTGATCAGCTACGAGCGTTATTATGGAGTCAACATTACCACAAAGGGAAAGACGCAGGCATTGCAGATCATTCGCCGTCACCGCTTATGGGAAACATTCCTGGTTGAGAAGCTGGGATTCACCTGGGATGAAGTGCATGAAGTGGCAGAACAGCTTGAGCACATCCAATCCTCACGGCTCACAGACAAGCTTGACGAATATCTCGGGTTTCCGAAAGTAGATCCGCATGGAGATCCTATTCCTGATCAACAGGGAAAGATCAAGCTCCTTCCACAGATCGCTTTGGACCAATTAAAGACAGGTGTGAAAGCAGTCATCTGTTCTGTAAAAGACAGTGATCCTAACCTGCTCATCTATCTCGACAAGATTGGTGCAAAGCCAGGAAAGAAAATAGAAGTCGTAAGTCGTGAACCGTATGATGAATCCGTTGAGATCATCCTGGAGAAGAAGAAAATGTTTGTATCAAAAGAAGTTTCCAAAAATATATTGCTGACAGTAAAATTATGA
- a CDS encoding Nramp family divalent metal transporter, with translation MTDRKSLSEVNASIDSTNRKGWRKLLAFLGPAYLVSVGYMDPGNWATDIAGGSKFGYSLIWVLLMSNIMALLLQSLSARLGVVRQLDLAQASRKTYHPVINFILWILAEIAIAACDLAEVLGMAIGLKLLFGIPLIWGVSITVLDTLLLLLLQSYGMRKIELFIISLVAIIGTSFLVEMILAKPDLGELAVGFIPTLPGDGALYIAIGIIGATVMPHNLYLHSSLVQTRRIDQSEKGIWSAIKYNFIDSAIALNAAFFVNAAILILAASTFYKAGMFEVADIEDAHKFLTPLLGSEWASILFGVALLAAGQSSTITGTLAGQIVMEGYLNLRIAAWLRRLITRIIAIIPAYIVIILYGENETGTLLVFSQVVLSLQLGFAIIPLIHFNSDKEKMGIFVIKPWLKVASWLIAGIIISLNIKLVSEEIIGWMDAAKDKAWIVWITAVPVALAAGGLLLYITAKPFFEKRVKEKEVKIPHGTAAVLEDLEKPIYKKVAICIDFSSIDTLAIRSAVAQGGKDADYLLVHIVETAGAMVYGSEIADRESKEDTAALEVYLKQLEDLGYRAVIKIGYGNPRRRIPEMVKEFDSDLLVMGAHGHTLIKDLIFGTTLDTVRHRVSIPMLIVREK, from the coding sequence ATGACGGATAGAAAATCATTGAGCGAGGTGAATGCCTCGATTGATTCAACTAACCGCAAAGGGTGGAGAAAGCTGCTGGCATTTTTAGGGCCTGCATATTTAGTTAGTGTCGGGTATATGGATCCAGGCAACTGGGCAACGGACATTGCTGGAGGAAGCAAATTCGGCTATTCATTGATATGGGTTCTCCTGATGTCCAACATCATGGCATTGCTGCTGCAAAGTCTGAGCGCACGTCTTGGAGTTGTCAGGCAGCTTGATCTCGCGCAGGCATCACGAAAGACGTATCATCCGGTCATCAATTTTATTTTATGGATTCTTGCGGAGATTGCCATTGCCGCATGCGATCTCGCAGAAGTGCTTGGAATGGCGATTGGCCTGAAGCTTCTTTTTGGAATTCCTTTGATCTGGGGAGTGTCGATCACCGTATTGGATACTTTGCTTTTGCTCTTGCTGCAAAGCTATGGCATGAGGAAAATAGAATTATTCATCATCAGTCTCGTGGCCATTATCGGTACCTCATTTCTGGTGGAGATGATCCTTGCAAAGCCTGATCTCGGTGAACTTGCGGTAGGATTCATTCCAACACTACCTGGTGATGGTGCATTGTATATCGCCATCGGAATTATCGGGGCAACAGTAATGCCGCACAATCTTTATCTCCACTCCTCTCTGGTGCAGACCCGTCGCATCGATCAAAGTGAAAAAGGAATCTGGTCTGCGATCAAATACAACTTCATCGACTCAGCAATTGCCCTGAACGCAGCATTCTTTGTAAATGCTGCAATATTAATACTGGCCGCCTCTACATTCTATAAAGCCGGTATGTTTGAAGTGGCGGATATTGAAGATGCACACAAGTTTCTTACACCATTGCTGGGAAGTGAGTGGGCTTCTATACTATTTGGTGTAGCATTGCTGGCAGCAGGTCAGAGTTCGACTATTACGGGTACCCTTGCCGGACAGATTGTAATGGAAGGTTACCTGAATCTTCGTATTGCAGCATGGCTACGCAGGCTGATCACGCGTATCATCGCGATTATCCCGGCATACATCGTCATCATTCTTTATGGAGAAAATGAAACGGGCACATTGCTTGTGTTTAGTCAGGTGGTGCTGAGCTTGCAGTTGGGTTTTGCCATCATTCCTTTGATTCACTTCAACAGTGATAAAGAGAAGATGGGAATTTTTGTGATCAAACCATGGCTGAAAGTTGCATCGTGGCTGATCGCAGGGATCATTATCTCTCTTAACATAAAATTAGTATCGGAAGAAATCATTGGATGGATGGACGCCGCAAAAGATAAAGCGTGGATCGTTTGGATTACTGCCGTCCCTGTTGCGCTTGCTGCCGGTGGATTATTACTTTACATTACCGCTAAGCCATTCTTTGAGAAGCGTGTGAAAGAGAAAGAGGTCAAAATTCCTCATGGCACCGCTGCTGTACTGGAAGATCTTGAGAAGCCGATCTATAAGAAGGTGGCAATCTGCATTGACTTCTCTTCAATCGACACACTGGCAATAAGAAGTGCCGTGGCACAGGGTGGAAAAGATGCAGACTACCTGCTGGTACACATTGTGGAGACAGCCGGCGCGATGGTGTATGGCAGTGAGATTGCCGATCGTGAATCCAAAGAAGATACAGCCGCACTGGAAGTTTATCTGAAGCAGTTGGAAGATCTCGGATATCGGGCGGTGATTAAGATCGGATATGGAAATCCAAGAAGGAGAATACCTGAGATGGTGAAAGAATTTGATTCAGATCTGCTGGTCATGGGTGCTCATGGTCATACGTTAATAAAAGACCTGATCTTTGGAACAACCCTGGATACGGTAAGACACAGGGTTTCAATACCAATGCTGATCGTTAGGGAAAAATAG
- the mnmE gene encoding tRNA uridine-5-carboxymethylaminomethyl(34) synthesis GTPase MnmE, translating to MAINNNQFSEVIVAPATPPGVGALAIIRLSGDQAITLTQKVFVGKNLSEQLSHTLHLGLIKDGEEVIDEVVVSIFKAPNSFTKENSIEISCHGSQLIVQRIITALIKNGATLAGPGEFTKRAFLNGRFDLTQAEAVADLINSETDNARQAALNQMRGGFSKEIQKLREELIHFASLIELELDFGEEDVEFAKRDDLRKLIFRIQSFIASLLTSFQQGNVIKNGVPTVIAGKPNAGKSTLLNALLKEEKAIVSEIAGTTRDVIEDEMILEGVNFRFIDTAGLRDTTDTIEAIGVSRTKEQLKKASLVLYLVDLGNTNLHEIQTELKELEELTVPIIKVGNKVDKAVPALLRELEAQDFIFISATHKTNLSKLREKILSRFHVDHVKQGDVIITNLRHYQSLTETNEALNRVLTGMDKGVTGDFMAMDVRNALHHLGLITGQISTEDLLENIFSRFCIGK from the coding sequence GTGGCAATAAACAACAATCAATTTAGTGAAGTAATTGTAGCTCCTGCAACACCTCCGGGTGTAGGTGCGCTCGCGATCATACGATTGTCGGGAGACCAAGCGATTACCCTTACACAAAAAGTGTTTGTTGGAAAGAATCTTTCAGAACAGCTTTCCCATACTCTGCATCTTGGGCTGATCAAAGATGGTGAAGAGGTGATTGATGAAGTTGTCGTTTCGATCTTCAAAGCACCTAATTCATTCACGAAAGAGAATTCAATAGAGATATCCTGTCATGGATCGCAATTGATTGTTCAACGTATCATTACCGCACTGATCAAGAACGGAGCAACGCTTGCGGGCCCGGGTGAATTCACCAAACGAGCTTTCCTAAATGGCCGTTTTGATCTCACACAGGCGGAAGCAGTGGCAGATCTCATTAATTCAGAAACCGATAATGCCCGTCAGGCAGCATTGAATCAGATGCGCGGTGGATTCTCAAAAGAAATCCAAAAGCTTCGTGAAGAGTTGATTCACTTTGCATCGTTGATCGAACTGGAGCTCGACTTTGGTGAGGAAGATGTTGAGTTTGCAAAACGGGATGACCTGAGGAAGCTAATCTTCAGAATACAATCATTCATTGCTTCCCTCCTGACTTCCTTTCAGCAAGGAAATGTTATTAAGAATGGAGTGCCTACGGTGATTGCCGGCAAGCCCAATGCAGGCAAATCAACATTGCTGAATGCTTTATTGAAAGAAGAGAAAGCCATTGTCTCCGAGATCGCCGGAACAACGAGAGATGTCATTGAAGACGAAATGATTCTGGAGGGAGTTAACTTCCGTTTCATTGACACTGCTGGCTTGCGCGACACCACCGACACGATTGAAGCGATCGGTGTCAGTCGCACGAAAGAGCAATTGAAGAAGGCATCATTAGTGCTGTACCTGGTAGATCTTGGTAATACCAATCTCCATGAGATTCAGACTGAGCTTAAAGAGTTGGAGGAATTAACAGTACCGATTATTAAAGTCGGAAACAAAGTTGATAAGGCAGTTCCTGCCCTGCTACGCGAATTGGAAGCACAGGACTTCATTTTTATTTCTGCGACACACAAGACCAATCTCTCAAAACTTCGGGAGAAGATCCTTTCCAGATTTCATGTAGATCATGTAAAGCAAGGCGACGTGATCATTACAAATCTTCGTCATTATCAGAGTCTGACCGAAACAAATGAAGCACTTAACAGAGTGCTGACCGGCATGGATAAAGGTGTTACGGGCGACTTCATGGCGATGGATGTTAGGAATGCATTACACCATCTTGGGTTGATCACAGGACAAATATCGACAGAGGATCTGCTGGAGAATATTTTTAGCAGGTTTTGTATCGGCAAATAG
- a CDS encoding helix-turn-helix domain-containing protein: MSSNISLQKICEECAQPFIAKTLVTRFCSHLCNRRHNKKKATNQRLAISIAQEINISSPAETMKGIGNDYLKLPEAAAIMRVSRRTLFRLISEKKLKSKKVLGRTIILKEDIRAFFQIQ; this comes from the coding sequence ATGAGCTCTAACATTTCACTTCAGAAAATCTGCGAAGAATGCGCGCAGCCCTTTATAGCCAAAACGCTTGTTACCCGCTTCTGCTCTCACCTCTGCAACCGCAGGCACAATAAGAAGAAAGCGACCAACCAACGACTCGCCATTAGCATTGCTCAGGAGATTAACATTTCCAGTCCAGCTGAAACAATGAAGGGAATCGGTAACGACTACCTCAAGCTCCCAGAGGCGGCCGCGATCATGCGGGTCAGCAGACGCACCTTGTTCCGGTTGATTTCAGAGAAGAAGCTCAAATCAAAAAAGGTCCTTGGGCGGACGATCATACTCAAAGAAGACATAAGAGCATTTTTTCAAATTCAATAA
- a CDS encoding site-specific integrase: protein MKKKNEGVGKSIVKLKKRLLSNGNYSLYLECYWKGERNYETLNLYISSEPGRTTVEQNKSTLLLADQIRAQRVVDLQSGKYKLQQTKESGSFIEYFEAMTKARLGSYGNWGNWKGTLNHIRTFAKGKDVRFMDVDEQWLVAFKNFLLTEKLTSAKTKLSQNSCYSYYNKVKACLRLAYEEKYINENPAARVRGFKQGESKREFLTWEEIQAISKTSCRIRLLKEAFLFSVLTGLRWSDIMKLTWAEIRGNEVDGWFLQYKQQKTQTHEILPITKQARLLLGQKGDLSERVFQGVKYSAYTNVALNQWMMSSGIYRNITFHCARHTHATLLLSSGVDIYTVSKLLGHKHIQTTEIYTKVTNMKKNEAIAKIPILEL from the coding sequence ATGAAAAAGAAAAACGAAGGAGTCGGCAAATCAATCGTGAAACTAAAAAAGAGACTACTGTCCAATGGTAATTATTCTCTTTATCTGGAATGTTACTGGAAGGGCGAGCGAAACTACGAAACACTCAATCTCTATATCAGCAGTGAACCAGGCAGGACAACCGTAGAGCAGAACAAATCCACTCTCCTACTGGCCGATCAGATTCGTGCCCAGCGTGTTGTTGACCTTCAATCCGGAAAATATAAGCTGCAACAAACCAAGGAAAGTGGAAGCTTTATCGAATACTTCGAAGCAATGACGAAGGCACGATTAGGCAGCTATGGCAATTGGGGAAACTGGAAAGGCACACTCAATCATATCAGAACGTTTGCAAAAGGAAAGGATGTCCGATTTATGGATGTTGATGAACAATGGCTCGTTGCCTTTAAGAACTTCCTTTTAACAGAGAAACTAACGTCAGCAAAGACAAAACTTAGTCAAAACTCCTGCTATTCATACTACAACAAAGTGAAAGCATGCCTCAGACTTGCCTACGAAGAAAAGTATATCAATGAGAATCCCGCTGCACGGGTTCGGGGCTTTAAGCAAGGAGAAAGCAAACGTGAATTCCTGACCTGGGAAGAGATCCAGGCGATATCCAAAACGTCCTGTCGTATAAGGCTTTTGAAAGAGGCCTTTCTATTCAGTGTACTAACAGGTCTGCGGTGGTCGGATATTATGAAGCTAACGTGGGCTGAGATCAGAGGTAATGAGGTCGACGGATGGTTTCTTCAATACAAACAACAAAAGACGCAAACCCATGAAATTTTACCCATTACCAAACAAGCTCGACTCCTGCTAGGTCAAAAAGGAGATTTGAGTGAGCGGGTATTTCAAGGAGTAAAATATAGTGCCTACACGAATGTAGCACTCAATCAATGGATGATGAGTTCGGGAATTTACAGAAACATCACGTTTCATTGTGCCAGACATACACATGCAACACTGCTGTTATCTAGTGGTGTTGATATCTATACAGTTTCTAAGCTTCTTGGTCATAAACATATTCAGACTACTGAGATCTACACCAAAGTGACAAATATGAAGAAGAATGAAGCTATTGCGAAGATTCCCATTCTAGAGCTATAG
- a CDS encoding DUF3307 domain-containing protein, with the protein MKLFSPDQAIVLVQLLIAHFLADFVLQSTAWVNDKKQKGLLSWGFYKHLLVVGVLTLIAIGWSNVGIVVLITITHGIIDYWKFKVDNNGTLKYFIIDQLLHILILIISWLLILNGWNQFAEFLCSLKSSFDAQLMIFAYIFVMWPVGYIIKFATKDLITQTNTDNIKRGGMVIGIFERMIILTFVLFGQYEAIGFLITGKSILRFGDGQKKETEYVLVGTMISYALAIITGVFVNLFLER; encoded by the coding sequence ATGAAACTCTTCAGCCCAGATCAGGCGATAGTATTGGTGCAATTACTTATTGCCCACTTCCTAGCAGACTTTGTATTACAGTCAACTGCATGGGTAAACGATAAGAAACAAAAGGGTCTTCTTTCGTGGGGATTTTACAAGCATCTCTTGGTAGTTGGAGTACTAACACTAATAGCAATTGGTTGGAGTAATGTCGGAATAGTAGTTCTCATTACGATAACACATGGCATAATTGACTACTGGAAATTCAAAGTCGACAACAATGGAACTCTAAAATATTTCATAATTGATCAATTATTGCACATTCTAATACTCATTATTTCGTGGCTATTAATTCTGAACGGCTGGAATCAATTTGCTGAATTTTTATGCAGTCTAAAATCATCATTTGACGCCCAGCTAATGATCTTTGCCTACATCTTTGTAATGTGGCCTGTCGGATACATTATAAAGTTTGCCACAAAAGATCTTATCACACAAACTAATACCGATAACATCAAGCGCGGAGGAATGGTTATAGGAATATTTGAGCGGATGATCATTTTAACATTCGTCCTGTTCGGTCAATATGAAGCGATCGGATTTCTAATAACCGGAAAATCAATACTGCGATTTGGAGATGGTCAAAAGAAAGAAACCGAATATGTCCTGGTTGGCACAATGATCAGCTATGCACTGGCGATCATTACCGGCGTTTTCGTCAATTTATTTCTGGAACGATAG
- a CDS encoding helix-turn-helix domain-containing protein: MSRFLYQLDKEEFKSLLKESLKEILLDERIFNTDKELLNIKEAAAFLNLAVNTLYEKTSERSIPHYKHGKKITFKRAELIEWVQSRKVSTYDEIKHLSRPNFK, from the coding sequence ATGAGTAGATTTCTATACCAGCTGGATAAAGAAGAATTCAAGTCTTTGCTCAAAGAATCGTTGAAAGAAATACTGTTGGACGAGCGAATTTTTAACACCGATAAAGAGCTTCTCAATATAAAGGAGGCGGCTGCTTTCCTTAATCTTGCTGTCAATACGCTGTATGAAAAGACTTCCGAGCGATCTATCCCGCATTACAAACATGGTAAGAAAATAACCTTTAAGCGCGCTGAACTGATAGAATGGGTCCAGTCGCGTAAAGTGAGTACTTACGATGAGATCAAACACTTGAGCAGGCCTAATTTTAAGTAG
- a CDS encoding DUF262 domain-containing protein gives MSYKPRSLFSIITEINSEIFLPHIQRPFVWTSEQMSRLFDSLMRGYPIQTLLFWKTKEEIKVRKFMEVVDSEIDLSTLYNAQKSEKDIIKVFVLDGQQRLQTLYCIYSGYLKDEKSGVSLDAYVDITSEAPDNMTNQIFNLKFLPSKESSQLPLFKIKSLVGKYDKVASENISDEINDSLDKILNDSDQQKKNREKIVRKNIAMMVSILREDNHFWIEEIDGVVNNYPYKTILEIFIRVNSGGTKLDGSDLMFAAMKELSPEIEANLEEIATNLSSTNLSFEIDTILKGILLVNSKGASVDQAKFRGDEGKALINTIDQQWLEKYEPAFQALKDFITHDLKLDSEKVIRSYNSFVPIFEYLFFNPTPTPINKSRLKSFYYRAQLFNWFSSQTDGVLDYLHNNFFNDCKGKDFPMASIATYFETNRKNKVRFDRDTLADHSHRFFLLHLLYVETQGQSAFNVALKNNAPHVDHIFPKSKLQKPPFTLNSWEINHIGNYRFVGATDNIRKRAEEPASYFTNLKKSNVNVSRHLLIPAYSSDPSKLLMTPEVYNDFRTKRLEEMYKILEPIINFE, from the coding sequence ATGAGCTACAAACCCCGGTCACTTTTCAGCATCATCACGGAAATAAATTCCGAAATTTTCTTACCTCACATTCAAAGGCCGTTTGTATGGACAAGCGAACAAATGAGTCGGTTATTTGATAGTCTAATGCGGGGGTATCCAATTCAAACGCTTTTGTTTTGGAAGACAAAAGAAGAAATAAAGGTCAGAAAATTCATGGAAGTTGTCGATTCCGAAATAGATCTATCTACACTTTACAATGCACAAAAATCAGAAAAAGACATCATAAAAGTCTTTGTTCTTGACGGACAACAACGACTTCAAACATTATATTGCATATACAGCGGATATTTGAAAGATGAAAAATCAGGAGTGTCACTCGACGCTTATGTTGATATTACTTCGGAAGCCCCTGATAATATGACAAATCAAATATTCAACTTAAAGTTCTTGCCTTCGAAAGAATCATCCCAACTGCCGTTATTCAAAATAAAGTCATTGGTAGGAAAATATGACAAAGTTGCGAGCGAAAATATCAGCGATGAAATCAATGATAGTCTGGACAAAATATTAAACGACTCTGATCAACAAAAGAAAAACCGCGAAAAAATCGTTCGAAAAAACATTGCCATGATGGTCTCCATCTTAAGGGAAGACAATCATTTTTGGATAGAAGAAATCGACGGAGTTGTAAATAATTATCCATACAAGACTATACTGGAAATATTTATTCGTGTGAACTCAGGTGGTACAAAATTAGATGGGTCCGACTTGATGTTTGCCGCAATGAAGGAATTGTCTCCGGAAATAGAAGCAAATCTTGAAGAAATTGCAACAAACCTGAGCTCCACAAACCTGTCGTTTGAAATTGATACCATCTTGAAAGGCATTTTGCTAGTAAATAGTAAGGGAGCATCTGTTGACCAAGCAAAATTCCGAGGTGATGAAGGCAAGGCGTTAATCAACACAATAGATCAGCAATGGCTAGAAAAATACGAACCTGCCTTTCAGGCTCTAAAGGATTTCATTACGCATGATCTTAAACTGGATAGTGAAAAAGTCATCCGCAGCTACAACAGTTTCGTACCAATTTTCGAGTATCTATTCTTTAATCCCACTCCAACGCCAATTAATAAATCCCGACTGAAGAGCTTTTACTATCGGGCTCAATTGTTCAACTGGTTTAGTTCCCAGACAGATGGTGTGTTAGATTACCTTCATAACAACTTTTTCAACGATTGTAAGGGGAAAGATTTTCCCATGGCTTCCATCGCAACCTACTTTGAAACGAATAGAAAAAACAAGGTAAGATTTGATAGGGACACTTTAGCTGACCACAGCCATCGATTTTTTCTTCTGCACCTTTTGTACGTAGAGACTCAGGGTCAGAGCGCATTCAATGTTGCATTAAAAAATAACGCTCCGCACGTCGATCATATCTTTCCAAAAAGCAAACTACAAAAACCCCCTTTTACATTGAACTCTTGGGAGATTAATCATATCGGAAATTACCGTTTCGTAGGCGCGACGGACAACATCCGTAAAAGGGCCGAAGAACCTGCCAGTTATTTTACAAATCTTAAGAAGTCCAATGTTAACGTCTCGCGACATTTATTGATTCCTGCGTATTCATCCGATCCTTCCAAACTATTGATGACGCCTGAGGTATATAATGATTTTAGAACAAAGCGCTTGGAGGAGATGTATAAAATTCTGGAACCTATTATAAATTTTGAATAA